The sequence GAGTTGTTTTATAAGCATCTGGTaggataaaataaatttaacacAAGACTGGCAGAGATTATAAAATTACCATCACATCCAAGAGAAACTTAGGACATCCATCACCTCCCAAAGATGAATCCCATGGTGGTGGACCTTGCCAGTCCACAGAACAGACCAAATGCTTATCTGTGTTCACATTCTTCAACGAGGCACCACGtcttcttgttttcttcttgGAGATCCTTGGTAGAAGATCAGACTCCTTCAGCAAGATCCTTTCTCCATACTTCCTGACGATCTTCAACAGATTCTCATCCATCGGCATTGTGTTTAGAGTTGTTTTTCTAGAAACCATTCCGTTGGCAATGTTTTGACCATTTTGAGTCATTGCTCTGATAACATCTGCAGCCTTGCACAGTTTGGCCGTGACAATCTTACTGGTGAAATCCGATCCATTGAGAATATCTTTTAAGCCAACGTTTATGTGTTTAGGATCTTGCAATGTGATTTCTTCAACGAGATTTGACTTGAATACGTCGAATATTTGGAGCAAGCAGTGAGCATCTGTTGCAGCGTATAGCTTCTGTTCTTCTGTTAGAGGACGGTGTGACCAGTCACTACATTGAAGCtcctaaaaaaacaaaacctgtACATTAATGCACGAAAATGTAATAACATAACTCCAGAAAAACTAAGCTACTCTCTTGAATTGTAATTATATAAaagatgattttaattttcaccAAAAAAGGCAAGTTCTTTAAGGAATCAGTAACAAACCTTTGACAAAGAAATGTCTAGCAGTTCCTTGCATATAGCTGCCAAGCTTTTGATATCCTTTGGCGCCTTTCTACCAAACCGCTTATGTTGTAGATGATTGTATATGCCTGTGATATCCATGTATTGCTTCACCTATTCACATtaaaaagcaaaataaaaacacacaaGTCAACAAtccaatttcaaaataaaagcaagtaaaaaacaaatcaaaggCTCTCTACTCTCTAAGTGTTCAACATTCAAAACAATTGCAAACTGGGAAACCAAACACTATATACTAAAACTTTTGCATGCATATCTGGAACTTACTATAAGTAGAGTTATCTTACTATAAGCAGTATGCACCACCCATGATCTAAACAAAAGAAACTCAACAAAGCTAAAGGTAAAACCTTTTGGCAGCAATTGGACTACACCTATCTTGAATGCAATCAAAACTTTAAACTAAAATTGAAAGTTCAAATCTTTCAACGCCTTGGTGTATTTCTAGCTCATCAGAACACACAAAACAGGAGAGAGAACAAGAAAGACACAAGCTTTAACCTCATGGAACTACTAAGAagagtttcaactttcaaacaAAGATTGAAAGTTCAAAACTTTCAACGCCTTAGTGTATTTTCATCTCTTCACAAACACAAAACAGAGGAAGAGAACAGTAAAGGCACAAGCTTTTCACCTCATTGAACTTCCCCACACATCCACCCTGAGTGAACGTCGAGGACAAGTAAACCAAGTCCTGCTTAAACCGAAACCCGAGTTTCAGCACATCGGGAGACACGAACATATCGTTCAAGAGCTCCCACACCGAAGGGAGATGAATCGAAGTCAAGTCAATAAGGAAAACATCATCCGAGTCACGACCGAGTCGGCACGCGACTTGTAGGAGAGTAACAATCGGAAACGACGACGTACTAGAGCGTTGCGGTTTCCACTCCGCGTCCAAGGCGATCACCGTGGAGCGAGCGAAGGAGCATTTTAGGCGAGTGAACTCGGGCGAGTCGGTGGAGGAGACGAGATAGATCTTCATTAATGTGAAGAGACATTACTGTAAAGTCTCTCCGGTTGgttttaatgtctttttaggtTATGCCGGTTTATGAAAACCAATGTAAACCGGAATGTAATCGAAAACCGTAATAATGGCGCTAAATTAAACCCGGTTGgatgaaaaccaatttaaaccGGGATTTAATCGTAAACCGTTACAGTGGCGCCAAATTAAACCCGGTTATTGTTTTTCCCCGCGAAAAACTCGTTGAAACAGAGATTTAtcacccctctctctctctctctctctctctctctcgtgagAATGGTGGTGTCGCGGCGGAGGAGAACTCAGGTGACCAACCTTAGATCCATGGCGGATGATTCTGATTCGGAATTGGATACGGTCTGCGAGGAATGCAGCTCAGGGAAACAACCAGCGAAGCTGCTTCTTTGCGACAAATGCGACAAAGGGTTTCATCTGTTCTGTCTCAGACCGATTCTAGTTTCGGTTCCTAAAGGCTCTTGGTTCTGCCCCTCGTGTTCTAAACACCAGAACCTTAAAGGTAAGATCTTTTTAATCGGTTCGTTATGCTTGAGCtgtagattttgatttgatACTTAAAAAATGAATACTTTATTGCAGCTTTCCCTCTTGTTCAGACCAAACTCCTAGACTTCTTTCGGATTAAACGGTCCTCTTCAGACGCATCTTACATCTCATGTTCTCCTCCAGGTAAAAAGTTTAcatcatatattcaaaaaaaaaaaaagtttgcatCTTTGTAGTTTTTTTAGATTGGATGTTAAGATTCCGACAAAATGTTGTATGTGTTGTGTTTGGtaatatttatcaaaagttttgattttttttgcagATAATATTGGGAAGAAAAGGAAAAGGACAAGCTTGGTGATgtcaaagaagaagaggaagcttCTTCCATACAACCCAACCGTTGATCCTCAAAGAAGACTCGAGCAAATGGCCTCTCTAGCCACTGCGTTGAGAGCATCCAACACTGAGTTCAGCAACAAGCTCACTTATGTACATAGCAAGGCTCTAAGATCTGCAAACAAAGCTGTCCTTGAGAAAGGAGGCATGCAGGTATGGATAGACTAATGTTCTTCACTCACATCTTCTTATGTTTTAGTATCAACTGAAGAAGATGATTGTGTATTCAATGCAATATTCAAGAAATCGCTAAGTGGTGGTTAGGCGTTTAAGAGGAGATTCTTGTTTATTTAGGCATCTAAGCCGATTTTTTGAATGCctagatagttttttttttaaatcgttttgtctagaccgatttttaaaaCACAGATTCAATGTCACACAGGTTCTGTCTAAACAAGATGCAGAGACATTAGCCTTGTGCAAGAACATGATGGTTCGTGGTGAATGTCCACCTCTTATGGTCGTCTTTGATCCTTATGAAGGGTACTTTAACGTTCCTATtagcttctcttttttttttta comes from Brassica rapa cultivar Chiifu-401-42 chromosome A02, CAAS_Brap_v3.01, whole genome shotgun sequence and encodes:
- the LOC103854862 gene encoding exonuclease mut-7 homolog yields the protein MKIYLVSSTDSPEFTRLKCSFARSTVIALDAEWKPQRSSTSSFPIVTLLQVACRLGRDSDDVFLIDLTSIHLPSVWELLNDMFVSPDVLKLGFRFKQDLVYLSSTFTQGGCVGKFNEVKQYMDITGIYNHLQHKRFGRKAPKDIKSLAAICKELLDISLSKELQCSDWSHRPLTEEQKLYAATDAHCLLQIFDVFKSNLVEEITLQDPKHINVGLKDILNGSDFTSKIVTAKLCKAADVIRAMTQNGQNIANGMVSRKTTLNTMPMDENLLKIVRKYGERILLKESDLLPRISKKKTRRRGASLKNVNTDKHLVCSVDWQGPPPWDSSLGGDGCPKFLLDVMVEGLAKHLRCVGIDAAVPPSKKPDSRELLDQALKEKRVLLTRDTKLLRHQDLAKHQIYRVKSLLKNEQLLEVIETFQLKISENQLMSRCTKCNGKFIQKPLTIEEAIEAAKGFQRIPNCLFNKNLEFWQCMNCHQLYWEGTQYHNAVQKFMDVCKLSE
- the LOC103854863 gene encoding histone-lysine N-methyltransferase ATXR6-like: MVVSRRRRTQVTNLRSMADDSDSELDTVCEECSSGKQPAKLLLCDKCDKGFHLFCLRPILVSVPKGSWFCPSCSKHQNLKAFPLVQTKLLDFFRIKRSSSDASYISCSPPDNIGKKRKRTSLVMSKKKRKLLPYNPTVDPQRRLEQMASLATALRASNTEFSNKLTYVHSKALRSANKAVLEKGGMQVLSKQDAETLALCKNMMVRGECPPLMVVFDPYEGFTVEADRCIKDLTIITEYVGDVDYLSNRENNYDGDSMMTLLHASDPSQCLVICPDKRSNIARFISGINNHTPEGRKKQNLKCVRFNINGEARVLLVANRDISKGERLYYDYNGYEHEYPTENFV